One window of the Melospiza georgiana isolate bMelGeo1 chromosome 14, bMelGeo1.pri, whole genome shotgun sequence genome contains the following:
- the FTO gene encoding alpha-ketoglutarate-dependent dioxygenase FTO isoform X2, with product MKRRAGEREKELKKKKLLEELGENRLPYLTPADADFHQLWKSKYSKLIFRKSDTVPEDLHQMVQESFLALREHNCFFQDLVRIKGKDFLTPVSRILIGNPGCTYKYLNTRLFTVPWPTESYDIKYCSPQIHDACKALKRLNDYLHIETVQALQGQNLLENKEIKDTTVIDRKQSFAASLTEQESVSKDQSSVCVSEDDRSIKNRTSYNLTLLNYMDPLQMLYLKQEPYFGMGSMAVSWHHDENLVGRSAVAVYSFSCEDSSVQESTEQELKGRDPAVWHVGLKVAWDIETPGLAVPLLQGDIYLMLDDLNMTHQHCVLAGLSPRFSSTHRVADCSKGTLEYILGQCELALQNLQTDSDSMVLSLKSLEAAVVKQAEEIHNEVEFEWLRQFWFQGKRYLKCTDWWLKPMAKLEEFWRKMEIMFP from the exons aagaaaaaacttcTTGAAGAACTTGGGGAGAACAGACTTCCATATCTGACACCAGCCGACGCTGATTTCCACCAGCTG tgGAAGAGCAAGTATTCCAAGCTGATTTTCAGGAAATCTGATACAGTACCTGAAGATCTCCACCAAATGGTACAGGAAAGCTTTCTGGCCTTGCGAGAGCACAACTGCTTCTTTCAAGATCTTGTGAGGATCAAAGGAAAAGACTTCCTTACTCCAGTGTCTCGTATATTAATTGGAAACCCAGGCTGCACTTATAAGTACTTGAACACAAGATTATTTACAGTTCCTTGGCCTACAGAAAGTTATGACATAAAATATTGCAGTCCTCAGATACACGATGCTTGTAAAGCATTAAAGAGACTTAATGACTACTTGCATATTGAAACAGTCCAGGCATTACAAGGACAAAATTTGCTTGAgaacaaagaaattaaagataCTACTGTAATAGATAGGAAGCAAagttttgctgcttctcttACAGAGCAAGAGTCTGTTTCAAAAGATCAAAGCAGTGTTTGTGTATCAGAGGATGACAGAAGTATAAAGAACAGAACATCTTATAATTTGACTTTATTAAATTATATGGATCCACTACAAATGCTGTACTTGAAACAGGAGCCTTACTTTGGAATGGGGAGCATGGCAGTGAGCTGGCACCATGATGAGAACCTGGTGGGAAGGTCAGCAGTGGCTGTGTACAGTTTCAGCTGTGAAG ATTCATCTGTACAAGAAAGCACCGAGCAGGAGCTGAAGGGAAGAGACCCAGCTGTGTGGCACGTGGGTTTGAAGGTGGCATGGGACATAGAGACACCTGGCTTGGCAGTGCCACTTCTCCAAGGAGACATCTACTTGATGCTTG ATGATCTCAATATGACCCATCAGCACTGTGTTCTGGCTGGTTTGTCCCCTCGGTTCAGCTCCACTCACAGGGTGGCAGAT TGTTCAAAAGGAACATTGGAATACATACTTGGACAGTGTGAACTGGCACTCCAGAATTTGCAGACTGATTCTGATTCAATGGTTTTGTCTTTGAAATCACTGGAAGCTGCAGTGGTGAAGCAAGCAGAAGAAATACATAATGAG GTTGAATTTGAGTGGCTTAGGCAGTTTTGGTTCCAAGGCAAGAGGTATTTGAAGTGCACTGATTGGTGGCTTAAGCCTATGGCTAAATTGGAagaattttggagaaaaatggAGATTATG